A stretch of the Bacillus mesophilus genome encodes the following:
- a CDS encoding amino acid ABC transporter permease, with the protein MSFEWVVKILIENWPMFLRGAGVTLLIALIGTFFGAIIGLLIGVIRTIPLPERGVKRTLLKITNAILSIYIEIFRGTPMIVQAMVIFYGAALAFGLDMDRIVAAILIVSINTGAYMAEFVRGGIVSIDKGQYEAAQAIGMNHFQTMTNVVLPQVIRNIIPATGNQFIINIKDTSVLNVISVTELYFQTKSIAGNNFKYFESFFIASAIYLVLTFTSTVILRYVERRLDGPNNYTMVGTPVQTNKTETNTTI; encoded by the coding sequence ATGAGCTTCGAGTGGGTAGTAAAAATACTAATCGAAAACTGGCCAATGTTTCTTCGCGGAGCGGGTGTAACACTATTAATAGCTTTAATTGGTACATTTTTTGGAGCCATTATTGGTTTATTAATAGGTGTTATACGTACGATTCCGTTACCAGAGCGAGGAGTTAAAAGGACACTCTTAAAAATTACAAATGCAATTTTATCAATTTATATAGAAATTTTCCGTGGTACTCCAATGATTGTACAAGCCATGGTAATTTTTTATGGTGCAGCACTAGCCTTTGGTCTAGATATGGACCGTATTGTTGCAGCTATTCTGATTGTGTCAATTAATACGGGTGCATACATGGCTGAGTTTGTCCGGGGTGGAATTGTATCTATAGATAAGGGACAATATGAAGCCGCACAAGCAATCGGAATGAACCATTTTCAAACGATGACCAATGTTGTACTACCACAGGTGATCAGAAATATTATCCCAGCTACCGGAAACCAATTTATTATTAATATTAAAGATACGTCTGTGTTAAACGTAATTTCTGTTACAGAACTATATTTCCAGACTAAATCAATTGCTGGTAACAATTTTAAATATTTCGAGTCATTTTTCATAGCATCAGCTATTTACTTGGTCTTGACATTTACTTCCACTGTTATTTTACGATACGTAGAACGCAGGTTGGATGGTCCCAATAATTACACTATGGTAGGAACGCCTGTACAGACTAACAAGACGGAGACAAATACTACGATATAG
- a CDS encoding amino acid ABC transporter ATP-binding protein produces MENIIRIQHLSKSFGAHEVLKDIQFSVNKGEVVTIIGSSGSGKSTLLRCVNLLEKPSGGEIIYKGENILDDHHDVHAYRKNLGMVFQQFNLFNNHNVLQNCVVGQVKVLKRSKEEAERVALKYLKVVGMDQYVNAKPRQLSGGQKQRVAIARALSMEPDVMLFDEPTSALDPEMVGEVLKVMKELAQSGLTMLIVTHEMEFAKEVSDRIVFMEKGVIAEEGTPEQIFNNPKQQRTREFLKRTF; encoded by the coding sequence TTGGAAAATATTATTCGTATTCAACATTTGAGTAAGTCTTTCGGGGCTCATGAAGTGTTAAAAGATATCCAATTCTCGGTAAATAAAGGGGAAGTCGTTACAATTATTGGTTCCTCAGGATCGGGAAAATCCACTCTACTTCGTTGTGTAAATCTTCTAGAGAAGCCAAGTGGTGGCGAAATTATTTATAAAGGTGAAAATATATTAGATGATCATCACGATGTTCATGCATATCGAAAAAATTTAGGAATGGTCTTTCAGCAATTCAATTTGTTCAATAATCATAATGTGCTTCAAAACTGCGTAGTTGGACAAGTAAAGGTTTTAAAACGCTCCAAGGAAGAAGCAGAAAGAGTAGCATTAAAGTATCTAAAAGTAGTTGGAATGGATCAATATGTCAATGCAAAGCCAAGGCAGTTATCTGGTGGACAGAAACAACGTGTTGCGATTGCCCGTGCTCTTTCGATGGAGCCTGATGTCATGCTATTTGACGAGCCAACTTCAGCTCTTGATCCAGAAATGGTCGGAGAAGTATTAAAAGTCATGAAAGAGTTGGCTCAATCAGGATTAACGATGTTAATCGTTACACATGAGATGGAATTCGCGAAGGAAGTTTCAGATCGGATTGTCTTTATGGAAAAAGGGGTTATCGCTGAGGAAGGAACTCCTGAACAAATTTTTAACAATCCAAAGCAACAACGAACTAGGGAGTTTTTAAAACGCACTTTTTAA
- a CDS encoding peptidoglycan-binding domain-containing protein, protein MNTWKTFSATVLTASVLFLGIPAGGADAQESINYSIFDLSGVIKEGSKGESVKNMQRALNLAMGAELSEDGIFGPNTKTAVLAFQESKKLAKDGVYGPNTHAALSKAVNSFGFADSVLKVGSRGEAVKTLQKGLVDMSYEVSVDGVFGPQTKVALIKFQERFPELANDGVFGPKTKAVMDKVLND, encoded by the coding sequence TTGAATACATGGAAGACTTTTTCAGCAACGGTGTTAACAGCATCTGTTTTATTTTTAGGTATACCTGCAGGAGGAGCTGATGCTCAGGAGAGTATTAATTATTCTATTTTCGATTTATCAGGGGTAATTAAAGAAGGCTCAAAAGGTGAAAGCGTGAAAAACATGCAGCGTGCCTTGAACCTAGCAATGGGGGCAGAACTTTCGGAAGACGGTATTTTCGGTCCTAACACAAAAACGGCAGTACTTGCATTTCAAGAGTCAAAAAAATTAGCGAAAGATGGTGTATATGGACCTAACACACATGCTGCTCTTTCAAAAGCAGTTAATTCCTTTGGGTTTGCAGACAGCGTTCTAAAGGTTGGTAGTCGTGGAGAGGCTGTAAAAACACTTCAAAAAGGTCTAGTTGACATGAGCTATGAAGTGTCAGTGGATGGCGTGTTCGGGCCTCAAACTAAAGTAGCTCTAATTAAATTTCAAGAAAGGTTTCCAGAATTAGCTAATGATGGAGTTTTTGGACCTAAAACGAAAGCAGTAATGGATAAAGTTTTAAATGATTAA
- a CDS encoding dimethylarginine dimethylaminohydrolase family protein, translated as MENNSKVSSKTYCNTEYDVLKQVVLCQPEYMEIRDVINETQRHFKNEGIHIETALKQHSDLVKTLREHGVDVVLLPYHKKYPEQVFTRDIGVTIGQTVFVTHMAADLRKGEENVLKQWLDDEEISYFNLLEDLIEGGDVVIDRDTIFVGLSDRTNLKAAEHLQSILTDHKVIPVEFQEKYLHLDCVFNIISPDTALIYPDAFTPDKVEIFKTRYDLIEVEEDEQFTLGTNVLNIGNKKILSVPVNKKVNQELRNRGFEVIEVDITEIIKSGGSFRCCTLPLLRSNS; from the coding sequence ATGGAAAACAACTCTAAAGTAAGTTCAAAAACGTATTGCAATACTGAATATGATGTATTAAAACAGGTTGTATTATGTCAGCCTGAATATATGGAGATTCGCGATGTTATTAATGAGACACAAAGGCATTTTAAAAACGAAGGTATACATATCGAAACGGCATTAAAGCAGCATAGTGATCTTGTTAAAACGCTAAGAGAACATGGGGTTGACGTTGTTTTATTACCGTATCATAAGAAATATCCAGAACAAGTATTTACACGAGATATTGGGGTTACGATTGGACAGACCGTTTTTGTTACACATATGGCAGCTGATTTACGAAAAGGTGAAGAAAATGTGTTGAAGCAATGGCTAGATGATGAAGAAATTTCATATTTCAATTTATTAGAGGATTTAATTGAAGGCGGAGATGTGGTAATTGATCGTGATACTATTTTTGTAGGGTTAAGCGATCGAACCAATTTGAAGGCAGCAGAACATTTACAAAGTATTTTAACTGATCATAAGGTGATTCCTGTAGAATTTCAAGAAAAGTATTTGCACTTAGATTGTGTGTTTAACATAATTTCACCAGACACAGCTTTGATTTATCCAGATGCATTTACTCCTGATAAAGTTGAAATATTTAAAACACGATATGATTTAATTGAAGTCGAGGAAGATGAACAATTTACACTTGGGACCAATGTTCTTAACATAGGAAATAAGAAAATCTTGAGTGTACCTGTTAATAAGAAGGTTAATCAAGAGCTTCGAAACAGAGGGTTTGAAGTGATAGAAGTTGATATTACTGAGATTATTAAATCAGGTGGATCTTTCCGTTGCTGCACGCTTCCTTTATTACGATCTAACAGCTAA
- a CDS encoding HIT family protein — protein MRIITLSNGKTVEVECLSCALTSGVIEPDGGVVIETEHFHAHQDVAYPIRGLIILASKRHIKCFDELTEAEKVDYMNLLSRIRKAQREVLGIESVYYFYNEDTTHHFHTWMVPRYEWMYDFGRSVESLRPVLLHARNNMNNKENLKDVMSAIEALTEELNEK, from the coding sequence TTGAGAATAATTACATTATCTAATGGAAAAACAGTAGAGGTTGAGTGTTTAAGTTGTGCTTTAACAAGTGGGGTAATAGAACCTGATGGCGGTGTAGTGATTGAAACAGAGCATTTTCATGCTCACCAGGATGTTGCCTATCCAATAAGAGGATTAATTATATTGGCATCCAAACGTCACATAAAATGCTTTGATGAACTTACTGAAGCAGAAAAAGTTGATTACATGAACTTACTATCAAGAATCAGAAAGGCTCAACGTGAAGTATTAGGAATTGAATCAGTCTATTATTTTTATAACGAAGATACCACTCACCATTTTCACACTTGGATGGTTCCACGCTATGAATGGATGTATGATTTTGGTCGATCTGTAGAATCACTTAGACCAGTTCTTCTTCATGCAAGAAACAATATGAATAATAAAGAAAATTTAAAAGATGTGATGAGCGCAATTGAAGCATTAACTGAAGAATTAAACGAAAAGTAA
- a CDS encoding proline dehydrogenase family protein produces the protein MQTISRDFFLYLSKNKTLNRAAQNWGGSIAAGKLIGGIDFPSSVPFIKDLNNQGLSVTVDHLGEFVTDRAVAIERANECISTIEMISAYNLESQVSLKMTSLGLDIDQQLVYENMTRILDTAEKHKIMVTIDMEDEQRCQKTLDIFKDFKQRYTYISTVLQAYLYRTENDLYDLQAYQPFLRLVKGAYQESENVAYPEKSDVDENYKKLIKTNLLNGLYTAIATHDDKIIDYTKQLVKEHNISLESFEFQMLYGMRNTTQKELVKEGYKVRVYVPYGLDWYGYFMRRLAERPANIAFALKGITKK, from the coding sequence GTGCAGACTATTTCAAGAGATTTTTTCTTATATCTTTCAAAAAACAAGACATTGAATCGTGCAGCCCAAAATTGGGGTGGAAGCATTGCAGCTGGAAAATTAATTGGAGGCATTGATTTTCCAAGCTCTGTTCCTTTTATTAAAGATTTAAATAACCAAGGATTATCTGTTACGGTTGATCATTTAGGTGAGTTTGTAACAGATCGAGCTGTGGCAATTGAGAGAGCGAATGAGTGTATCTCTACAATAGAGATGATATCCGCTTATAATCTAGAATCTCAAGTATCTTTAAAGATGACATCTTTAGGATTGGACATCGATCAGCAACTAGTTTATGAGAATATGACACGAATACTAGATACAGCTGAAAAGCATAAAATTATGGTCACAATCGATATGGAAGATGAACAGCGTTGTCAAAAAACGCTAGATATATTTAAAGATTTCAAACAACGTTACACCTATATTAGTACAGTGCTTCAAGCCTATTTATATAGAACTGAGAACGACCTTTATGATTTGCAAGCATATCAACCCTTTTTAAGGCTTGTAAAGGGCGCTTATCAAGAATCTGAAAATGTAGCATATCCAGAAAAGTCAGATGTTGATGAAAATTATAAAAAACTTATCAAAACTAATCTATTAAATGGTCTTTATACAGCCATTGCCACACATGATGACAAAATAATAGATTATACAAAGCAGCTTGTAAAAGAGCACAATATTAGTTTAGAGTCTTTTGAATTCCAAATGTTGTATGGCATGAGAAACACGACTCAAAAGGAGTTAGTAAAAGAAGGATATAAAGTACGTGTATACGTTCCATATGGTCTTGATTGGTATGGGTACTTTATGAGAAGACTAGCAGAGCGTCCAGCTAATATTGCGTTTGCTTTAAAAGGAATCACAAAAAAATAG
- the pruA gene encoding L-glutamate gamma-semialdehyde dehydrogenase encodes MTTPYKHEPFTDFTNEANKAAFEQELVNVSAIMGKDYPLVINGERISTEDKIVSINPANKEEIVGTVSKAKKEHAEMAIQAASEAFEEWRYWNPEERANILFRAAASIRRKKHFFSALLVKEAGKPWNEADADTAEAIDFLEYYARQMIELSQGKPVQSREGEINKYIYTPTGVTVVISPWNFLFAIMAGTTVAPIVTGNTVVLKPASTTPVIAALFVEVLEEAGLPKGVVNFVPGSGAEVGDYLVDHPKTSLITFTGSREVGTRIFERAAKVQPGQTHLKRVIAEMGGKDTVVVDQDCDLELAAQSIFASAFGFSGQKCSAGSRAVVHKDVYDEVLKRVIEITEQKIVGNPENANTYMGPVIDQGSFDKIMEYIQIGKEEGRLVSGGNGDDTKGYFIEPTIFADLNPNDRLMQEEIFGPVVAFSKADSFDEALRIANNTEYGLTGAVITNNRQHIERSKREFHVGNLYFNRTCTGAIVGYHPFGGFKMSGTDSKAGGPDYLALHMQAKTISEML; translated from the coding sequence ATGACAACACCATACAAGCATGAACCGTTTACCGATTTTACCAATGAGGCTAATAAAGCTGCGTTTGAACAGGAACTTGTTAATGTAAGCGCAATTATGGGAAAAGATTACCCACTTGTCATTAATGGTGAAAGAATTTCTACAGAAGACAAAATTGTTTCGATTAATCCAGCAAACAAAGAAGAAATAGTTGGGACTGTTTCAAAAGCAAAGAAAGAACATGCTGAAATGGCAATTCAAGCAGCAAGTGAGGCCTTTGAAGAATGGAGATATTGGAATCCTGAAGAAAGAGCAAATATCTTATTTCGAGCAGCTGCTAGTATCCGTAGAAAGAAGCATTTTTTCTCTGCTCTTTTAGTGAAGGAAGCAGGGAAGCCTTGGAATGAAGCAGACGCTGACACTGCTGAAGCGATTGATTTCTTAGAATATTATGCTCGCCAAATGATTGAACTATCACAAGGAAAGCCAGTTCAAAGTCGTGAAGGAGAAATTAATAAATATATTTATACGCCAACAGGAGTAACAGTTGTCATTTCACCATGGAACTTCTTATTTGCCATTATGGCCGGCACAACTGTTGCGCCGATTGTTACAGGAAACACAGTTGTACTGAAGCCTGCTAGTACGACTCCTGTTATTGCAGCACTGTTCGTAGAAGTATTAGAAGAGGCTGGATTGCCTAAAGGAGTAGTTAACTTTGTTCCTGGTAGTGGAGCAGAAGTAGGAGATTATCTGGTTGATCACCCCAAAACTAGTCTTATTACCTTTACAGGCTCACGCGAAGTAGGTACTCGCATATTTGAACGTGCGGCTAAAGTACAACCTGGTCAAACTCATCTTAAACGAGTAATCGCAGAAATGGGTGGGAAAGACACAGTTGTTGTTGATCAGGATTGTGACCTTGAATTAGCTGCTCAATCTATATTTGCGTCAGCATTTGGTTTTTCGGGTCAAAAATGTTCAGCAGGTTCACGTGCAGTTGTTCATAAAGACGTGTATGACGAAGTGCTTAAACGAGTGATTGAGATTACGGAACAAAAAATAGTCGGTAACCCTGAGAATGCTAATACGTATATGGGACCAGTTATTGATCAAGGCTCATTTGATAAAATTATGGAGTACATTCAAATTGGTAAAGAAGAAGGTCGGTTAGTAAGTGGTGGTAACGGTGACGACACGAAGGGCTATTTTATCGAGCCAACTATTTTTGCTGATTTAAATCCAAATGATCGTTTAATGCAAGAAGAAATCTTTGGTCCGGTTGTTGCGTTTTCAAAGGCGGATAGCTTTGATGAAGCTCTGAGAATAGCTAATAATACGGAGTATGGATTAACAGGTGCTGTTATTACAAATAACAGACAGCATATTGAGCGTTCTAAACGAGAATTCCATGTTGGTAACTTATATTTTAATAGAACGTGTACAGGAGCTATTGTGGGTTACCATCCATTTGGTGGTTTTAAAATGTCAGGTACCGATTCAAAGGCAGGAGGGCCTGATTACCTGGCGCTTCATATGCAGGCAAAAACGATTAGTGAAATGTTATAG
- a CDS encoding PucR family transcriptional regulator produces the protein MKELLEKIYTSTDLDKITDLISNELKKPVILESDHFFLLAYNSYYINQFDLANQQTIFSKKCPLNIFEAFVETGIIDQLKTITGPFRIHEMKEIGLNQRVVVSAKYQDTIMGYIWVQEINEKLTDEEMDFLHEASLHIGKVIYKRNNVVQQKDEDIENLFRKAINNGFSTEKELRWEAKQLDIILPSIFCIMVVNASHAEEELIEELKITIRSYLNLKDNTSHVLIDRSNIVIVVGCYSFKYSPMEASLQVIENLLSNFNTERYSNIYIGIGNEYQQLLSLHNSYEEALEVVELTEKLGTQENVPYEYDKLGIFRYLDLISEKNNKIQYRNNNLQRLMDKNHESQTELLKTLEYYLVNNCKLKPTSKQMFIHPNTLNYRIKQITELTSINFSDFNQKCQLYLDLMLLKGKNR, from the coding sequence ATGAAGGAGCTCCTAGAAAAAATATACACTTCAACAGATTTAGACAAAATTACTGATTTAATCAGCAATGAACTAAAGAAACCCGTCATTTTAGAAAGTGATCATTTCTTCCTATTAGCTTATAACTCTTATTATATTAATCAATTCGATTTAGCTAATCAGCAAACCATTTTTTCAAAGAAATGTCCACTTAACATTTTTGAAGCTTTTGTCGAGACTGGTATTATAGATCAACTTAAAACGATAACAGGTCCATTTAGAATACATGAGATGAAGGAAATAGGCTTAAATCAACGAGTGGTGGTTAGTGCCAAATATCAGGATACGATTATGGGATATATATGGGTTCAAGAAATTAATGAAAAACTTACGGATGAGGAAATGGATTTTTTACATGAAGCCTCCTTACACATCGGAAAAGTTATTTATAAAAGGAATAATGTTGTTCAGCAAAAAGATGAGGATATTGAGAATTTATTTAGAAAGGCCATTAACAATGGTTTTTCTACGGAAAAAGAATTGAGATGGGAAGCTAAACAGCTTGATATTATTCTTCCTTCAATATTTTGTATTATGGTGGTCAACGCTAGTCATGCAGAGGAAGAACTAATTGAAGAGTTAAAGATTACGATTCGGTCTTATCTTAATTTAAAAGATAATACGAGTCATGTGTTAATTGACCGATCTAACATTGTTATTGTAGTAGGCTGTTATTCGTTCAAATATTCGCCTATGGAAGCCTCATTACAAGTTATTGAAAATTTATTATCTAATTTTAATACGGAGCGCTATTCTAATATTTATATTGGTATAGGTAACGAATATCAACAACTATTATCTCTACATAACAGCTATGAAGAGGCTTTAGAAGTGGTTGAGCTAACAGAAAAATTAGGAACACAGGAAAATGTCCCATATGAATATGATAAACTAGGAATTTTCCGCTATTTAGACTTAATTAGCGAAAAAAATAATAAAATTCAATATCGAAATAATAACCTGCAAAGGCTAATGGATAAGAATCATGAGAGTCAGACCGAGCTACTGAAAACACTCGAATACTATCTGGTTAATAATTGTAAATTGAAACCGACCTCTAAACAAATGTTTATTCATCCTAATACATTGAACTATCGAATTAAGCAAATTACAGAATTAACTTCTATAAATTTTTCAGATTTTAATCAGAAATGTCAACTTTACCTTGATTTAATGCTTCTCAAGGGTAAAAATCGTTAA
- a CDS encoding EamA family transporter, with protein sequence MSIILALLAALFASFTAILAKIGIEDVDSNLATAIRTIVVVLMAFLMVVITGHLPEIFTVTLHSLLFLILSGITTGLSWLCFFKAIQIGDVSKVVPIDKASVVLTILLSFIILQEPATPLVVAGGVIISIGTFVLIGRKEQKSKMDIKSNYIFLAILSAVFASLTNILAKIGIEDVDSNVATFIRTIVIIIFAWGIVFFQKTNKELKSISKRSYLFLVLSGAATGFSWLCYFAALAIGKVSIVTPIDKFSVVITMVLSIFILKEKPTKFTVIGGILITIGTGLLIL encoded by the coding sequence ATGAGCATTATCCTTGCACTTCTAGCAGCTTTATTTGCGTCCTTTACAGCCATTCTCGCAAAAATCGGAATTGAAGATGTTGATTCTAATTTAGCAACGGCCATCCGAACAATTGTCGTCGTACTCATGGCTTTTCTTATGGTGGTAATTACAGGGCACCTACCAGAGATATTTACAGTAACACTGCATTCCTTACTATTTTTGATCTTATCAGGAATAACGACTGGTTTATCATGGTTATGCTTTTTTAAAGCTATTCAGATTGGTGACGTCTCGAAGGTAGTCCCCATCGATAAGGCTAGCGTAGTTCTAACCATTTTATTATCTTTTATAATTCTTCAGGAACCGGCTACACCTTTAGTGGTTGCGGGAGGAGTTATTATCTCAATCGGTACATTTGTGTTAATAGGTCGGAAGGAACAAAAAAGCAAAATGGATATAAAATCTAACTATATTTTTTTAGCCATATTGTCCGCTGTGTTTGCTTCCCTCACCAATATATTAGCAAAGATTGGAATTGAAGATGTTGATTCAAATGTTGCAACGTTTATTCGTACGATTGTCATTATTATCTTTGCCTGGGGTATTGTGTTCTTCCAAAAAACAAATAAGGAACTTAAAAGCATATCAAAAAGATCCTATCTATTTCTAGTACTATCAGGAGCAGCTACTGGATTTTCATGGCTTTGCTATTTTGCCGCACTTGCCATTGGTAAGGTAAGTATTGTTACACCTATTGATAAATTTAGTGTTGTAATTACAATGGTACTAAGTATTTTTATCTTAAAGGAAAAGCCTACAAAGTTTACAGTCATAGGTGGTATTCTTATAACTATTGGAACAGGTTTACTGATTTTATAG
- a CDS encoding S1 domain-containing RNA-binding protein encodes MSIEIGSKVQGKVTGITNFGAFVELPGGSTGLVHISEVADSYVKDVNDHLTVGDQVEVKVISEKDGKIALSIKKAIDRPEGKPSSYSQRPPRQSRDGGPSRDSRSKGNFKPKESFEDKMSRFLKTSEENLSTLKRSTETKRGGRGGRRG; translated from the coding sequence TTGTCAATCGAAATCGGGAGCAAAGTTCAAGGTAAAGTAACAGGTATAACTAATTTTGGAGCATTCGTTGAATTACCAGGAGGCTCTACAGGTCTTGTACATATTAGTGAGGTTGCTGATAGCTATGTAAAAGACGTTAATGATCACCTAACTGTAGGTGACCAAGTTGAAGTAAAGGTTATTAGTGAGAAGGACGGGAAAATTGCTCTATCAATTAAGAAGGCAATTGATCGACCAGAAGGAAAACCTTCTTCCTATTCTCAACGTCCACCTCGTCAAAGTAGAGATGGTGGTCCATCTAGAGATTCACGTTCTAAAGGAAACTTTAAACCAAAGGAAAGCTTTGAAGATAAAATGTCTCGCTTCCTAAAAACTAGCGAAGAAAACTTATCTACTCTTAAGCGCAGTACCGAAACAAAACGTGGCGGTAGAGGCGGAAGACGCGGATAA
- a CDS encoding M20/M25/M40 family metallo-hydrolase: MNNVLLMEDVLRYIDENWDQHLKRYQKYVSQPSISGDGTGMEEMVELLEADLKDLGCQRVFSKETDGFPVIFGHLDEGKEKTLLLYGMYDVQPVVGEHWMVEPFSGSVVDLPDFGDSIVSRGIANQKGPLAGFMNAVAAIKKVKGSLPVNLMFCLEGEEELGSVNLPKVLHELKEEFSKCDAVFFPHFSQDADGKIELFMGTKGIIHIELNVRGGDWGAPVSRGIHGSNAVWMENPAWHLVHALASLKDRDEKVLLEGFYDDVAGPWPGDEATLDKLMETFDEKSILKQDDVKKFKFSLTGKELVKRYFYSPELNINGIVSGHHGEGTKTLLPHEAKAKLDIRLVPNMSPEKVMESVKNHFLKHGFEHIEVEMVNAYNWARTSADEPAMKALTQSFKDLGFDYEPWISLAGSAPFSLFQSQLGLPFAFGGLGHGARQHSPNEYATVEGMRNLEKSCVLFLEHYSKY; the protein is encoded by the coding sequence ATGAATAATGTTTTGCTAATGGAAGACGTTCTAAGATATATCGATGAAAACTGGGATCAACATTTAAAGAGATATCAAAAATATGTATCACAACCTAGTATTAGCGGTGATGGAACAGGAATGGAAGAAATGGTAGAACTACTTGAGGCAGACCTAAAGGATTTAGGCTGTCAGAGAGTATTCTCTAAAGAGACAGATGGATTTCCTGTTATATTTGGCCATTTGGATGAAGGGAAGGAAAAAACGCTTTTGTTATACGGAATGTATGATGTTCAGCCTGTAGTCGGTGAGCACTGGATGGTAGAGCCTTTTTCAGGTAGTGTTGTAGATTTACCTGATTTCGGTGATTCAATTGTAAGTAGAGGAATCGCAAATCAAAAAGGACCCTTGGCTGGATTTATGAACGCAGTAGCCGCGATAAAAAAAGTAAAAGGTAGTCTACCTGTAAATCTTATGTTCTGTCTTGAAGGAGAAGAGGAACTGGGTAGTGTTAATCTTCCGAAAGTGCTACATGAACTAAAAGAAGAATTTTCAAAATGTGATGCAGTATTTTTCCCTCATTTTTCTCAGGACGCAGATGGTAAAATTGAACTCTTTATGGGAACTAAGGGAATCATTCATATAGAGCTAAATGTAAGAGGTGGGGATTGGGGAGCACCGGTTAGTCGTGGTATTCATGGATCAAATGCTGTATGGATGGAAAACCCAGCGTGGCATCTTGTTCATGCACTTGCTTCTTTAAAAGACCGTGATGAAAAAGTATTATTAGAAGGGTTTTATGATGACGTAGCTGGTCCTTGGCCAGGAGATGAAGCAACACTAGATAAATTAATGGAAACCTTTGATGAAAAATCAATACTAAAGCAGGATGATGTGAAAAAGTTTAAATTCTCACTAACTGGAAAAGAGCTAGTAAAGAGATACTTTTATTCCCCAGAGCTAAATATAAACGGGATTGTGAGTGGGCACCATGGTGAAGGAACAAAAACCTTATTACCTCACGAGGCAAAAGCGAAGCTAGACATTCGTTTAGTACCAAACATGTCTCCTGAAAAAGTAATGGAATCAGTAAAAAATCATTTTTTGAAACACGGATTTGAACACATTGAAGTTGAAATGGTAAATGCATATAACTGGGCAAGAACATCTGCAGATGAACCAGCCATGAAAGCACTCACACAGAGTTTTAAAGATCTCGGCTTCGATTATGAGCCATGGATCTCATTAGCAGGTTCTGCACCATTCTCACTATTTCAATCACAACTAGGATTACCATTTGCTTTTGGGGGTCTTGGTCACGGAGCAAGACAGCATAGTCCAAATGAATATGCTACTGTTGAGGGTATGAGAAATTTAGAAAAGTCTTGTGTGTTGTTTTTAGAGCATTATTCTAAATACTAA
- a CDS encoding GNAT family N-acetyltransferase, which yields MNLSFNVIEDDELGYCKELCNELMVFQKSKALIQPELFDGMNFETRLLPSVKKAKQNYVVVVKDGYIPVAYVYTNISPKETYSNEFATFFDLSSVSRNDVGCLSQFYIKEEYRQFGIGSKLFDMSMKWLNQYKEVDDYFIFVSNGNNDALEFYKRKGFTISHQILDGFITVLRSNRSNFLKEG from the coding sequence ATGAATTTATCATTTAATGTAATTGAGGATGACGAACTAGGATATTGCAAAGAGCTTTGTAATGAATTAATGGTCTTTCAAAAGTCAAAAGCATTGATACAGCCAGAGCTTTTTGACGGTATGAACTTTGAAACAAGGTTGCTCCCTTCTGTGAAAAAAGCAAAGCAGAACTATGTTGTAGTTGTTAAAGATGGTTACATTCCAGTAGCTTATGTATATACAAACATTTCACCAAAGGAAACCTACTCGAATGAGTTTGCGACTTTTTTTGACCTTTCCTCTGTTAGTAGAAATGATGTCGGTTGCTTATCACAATTTTACATAAAAGAAGAATATAGGCAATTTGGAATTGGGTCAAAATTATTCGATATGTCTATGAAATGGTTAAACCAATATAAAGAGGTAGATGATTATTTTATTTTTGTTTCAAACGGAAATAATGATGCTCTAGAATTTTACAAGAGAAAAGGGTTTACAATCAGTCATCAAATTTTAGATGGATTTATCACGGTTTTACGGAGTAACCGTTCTAATTTCCTAAAAGAGGGTTAA